A genomic segment from Flammeovirga pectinis encodes:
- the trxA gene encoding thioredoxin encodes MGVKNLTLEQFKAQIFDYTESQDWKYKGDKPALIDFYADWCGPCKMVAPILEELSEEYDDKIDIYKVDTEAEHELSAMFSIRSIPSLLFIPMEGIPKMQAGALQKMDLKRAFEAEFGVQ; translated from the coding sequence ATGGGAGTAAAGAATTTAACACTGGAACAATTTAAGGCACAGATTTTTGACTACACAGAAAGTCAGGATTGGAAATATAAAGGTGATAAGCCTGCTTTGATAGATTTCTATGCAGATTGGTGTGGCCCATGTAAGATGGTTGCTCCGATTTTAGAAGAATTATCAGAAGAGTATGATGATAAAATTGACATCTACAAAGTAGACACAGAAGCAGAACATGAACTTTCTGCAATGTTTAGCATCAGAAGTATCCCATCATTGTTATTTATTCCGATGGAAGGTATTCCTAAGATGCAGGCCGGAGCGCTTCAAAAAATGGATCTAAAAAGAGCCTTTGAAGCTGAATTTGGTGTACAGTAG
- a CDS encoding efflux RND transporter permease subunit, whose translation MISRFFINRPIFAAVLAIFIVIVGGISMSMLPISQYPQITPPTVTVTGMYPGADATTIAQSVGSPLEEAINGVEGMIYMSSTSNNDGIYSLTITFEVGTDVNIATVLVENKVSQALPQLPSIVQKLGVTTQKKSTNMVILGSIYAKEGAHLDSTFLANYADAYIADELRRIEGVGDVTIFGVGDYSIRVWLNPDALEDHGMSPSNVVTAIQNQNQETSAGHIGQSPGLQKQVSTYAINVYPGRLKDVSDFENIIVSTTPEGGTVYLKDVAEINLGSEKYTMSFKSKGKLAGGIGVYQLPNSNALDVSNAVRAKLDELKESFPEGMDYHITIDTTDYVTASIEEVIETLLIAVLLVFVVMYMFLQSWRATIIPSVTIPVALIGAFAAMAAFGFSINILTLFGIVLAIGIVVDDAIVVVENTSRYLEEGLSSKEAAIKAMQEVTGPIVATTLVLMSVFIPAAMMSGITGELYKQFALTIAFSTLFSALNALTLTPALCSLILRKEEPSKFFVFVYFNKGYDYVTDKYHKGVAFTLRKMFIFISLYLLITGLSFVGYSILPSTFIPNEDQGYMLVSAQLPDASTLARTNEVATQLDSLFGTVDGVDDWISINGYSIIDGATASNQLTIFIRFEDWDTRLKKGRNLLVILNEINEKAYAIDEAVIFSFVPPAINGLGASGGIQLVLQDKQGDQFDRLQKFTEKFSAKIKSSKVFKGANATFRANIPNVTLFVDAQKAMMYDIPLNEIYTALNSVTGSQYVNDFSKWGRTFQVNVQGEKEYRKVLADVYKIKIKNAKGQLVSLDNIVSSNYSFSPQIVTRYNMFNASNIIAQVGPMYSSGAGIKELNKWVKEDLDITMDAEWTGMAYQEIKAGSNTIFIFGMAILLVYLVLAAQYESWLDPFAVILAVPMAIFGAVLFVAYKGQLNSIYMQIGVVLLVALSSKNAILIVEFARENLTKGLALKEAIINAAVLRFRPILMTSFAFILGVYPLVIATGAGANSRHALGATVFGGMLSSTLLSIFFTPVIYYGLHRLSQLFKK comes from the coding sequence ATGATCTCTCGCTTTTTTATTAACCGACCAATATTTGCAGCAGTTCTTGCTATTTTTATTGTAATAGTTGGGGGCATATCAATGTCCATGCTACCAATATCGCAATATCCGCAAATTACTCCGCCAACAGTTACTGTTACAGGAATGTACCCGGGAGCAGATGCAACAACAATTGCTCAATCTGTGGGTTCTCCTTTAGAAGAGGCAATTAATGGAGTAGAAGGCATGATCTATATGTCGTCTACAAGTAATAATGACGGTATTTATTCGCTTACAATTACTTTTGAAGTTGGTACAGATGTAAATATTGCAACTGTATTAGTAGAGAATAAAGTATCGCAGGCATTACCACAATTACCTTCTATTGTACAGAAATTGGGTGTAACAACTCAAAAGAAGTCAACAAATATGGTAATTCTTGGGAGTATTTATGCAAAAGAGGGGGCTCACTTAGATTCTACTTTCTTAGCCAACTATGCTGATGCTTATATTGCAGATGAATTGAGAAGAATTGAAGGTGTAGGTGATGTTACAATTTTTGGAGTAGGAGATTATAGTATTCGTGTTTGGTTAAATCCAGATGCATTAGAAGATCATGGTATGTCTCCTTCTAATGTAGTAACGGCTATTCAAAATCAGAATCAAGAAACTTCTGCGGGGCACATAGGGCAGTCGCCTGGTTTACAGAAACAAGTTTCTACTTATGCTATTAATGTTTATCCGGGTAGATTAAAAGACGTTTCAGATTTTGAAAATATTATTGTAAGCACAACTCCAGAAGGAGGAACAGTTTACCTTAAAGATGTTGCAGAAATCAATTTAGGAAGTGAGAAATATACAATGTCTTTTAAATCTAAAGGGAAATTAGCTGGTGGTATCGGTGTGTATCAATTACCTAATTCTAATGCCTTGGATGTATCTAATGCTGTCAGAGCAAAATTAGATGAATTAAAAGAATCGTTTCCTGAAGGAATGGATTATCATATCACTATAGATACAACAGATTATGTAACAGCATCAATAGAAGAAGTAATTGAAACATTATTGATAGCCGTATTACTAGTTTTTGTAGTAATGTATATGTTCTTACAAAGCTGGAGAGCAACAATTATTCCTTCTGTAACTATTCCTGTTGCCTTAATAGGTGCTTTTGCAGCAATGGCTGCTTTTGGATTCTCGATTAATATTTTAACTCTTTTTGGTATTGTACTGGCCATTGGTATTGTTGTAGATGATGCAATTGTAGTAGTAGAAAATACAAGTAGATATTTAGAAGAAGGCTTATCGTCTAAAGAAGCGGCAATAAAAGCAATGCAAGAGGTAACTGGCCCTATTGTAGCAACAACATTAGTACTTATGTCTGTGTTTATTCCTGCAGCAATGATGTCTGGAATCACAGGAGAGTTATATAAACAATTTGCTTTAACTATTGCTTTCTCAACATTATTTAGTGCTTTAAATGCACTTACTTTAACCCCTGCATTGTGTTCTTTAATTTTAAGAAAAGAAGAACCTTCTAAATTCTTTGTGTTCGTTTATTTTAATAAAGGATATGATTATGTAACAGATAAATACCATAAGGGAGTAGCTTTTACATTACGTAAAATGTTTATTTTTATCTCTTTGTATTTACTTATTACAGGCTTGTCATTTGTTGGTTATTCTATATTGCCTTCCACTTTTATTCCGAACGAAGACCAAGGATATATGTTAGTTTCAGCACAGTTGCCAGATGCTTCTACATTAGCTAGAACAAACGAAGTGGCAACACAACTGGATAGTCTTTTTGGTACTGTAGATGGTGTTGATGATTGGATTTCTATTAATGGATATTCTATTATTGATGGTGCTACGGCATCAAATCAATTGACAATATTTATTCGATTTGAAGATTGGGATACACGCCTTAAAAAAGGGAGAAATTTACTGGTAATTTTAAATGAAATTAATGAAAAAGCGTATGCTATTGATGAAGCTGTCATCTTTTCTTTTGTTCCACCAGCTATTAATGGTTTAGGAGCATCGGGTGGTATACAATTAGTATTACAAGATAAGCAAGGTGATCAGTTTGATAGATTACAGAAATTCACAGAGAAGTTTTCTGCTAAGATTAAATCTTCTAAGGTTTTTAAAGGTGCAAACGCAACATTTAGAGCCAATATTCCGAATGTAACTTTGTTTGTAGATGCTCAAAAAGCAATGATGTATGATATTCCTTTAAATGAAATATATACAGCTTTAAATTCAGTAACGGGATCACAATATGTAAATGATTTCTCGAAATGGGGAAGAACATTCCAAGTGAATGTACAAGGTGAAAAAGAATATAGAAAAGTGCTCGCAGATGTTTATAAAATTAAGATTAAAAATGCAAAAGGGCAGTTGGTTTCTTTAGATAACATAGTAAGTTCTAATTATTCTTTCTCTCCTCAAATTGTGACAAGGTACAACATGTTTAATGCAAGTAATATTATTGCTCAAGTTGGTCCAATGTACAGTTCTGGAGCAGGTATTAAAGAGTTAAACAAGTGGGTGAAAGAAGACCTAGATATAACTATGGATGCTGAATGGACGGGTATGGCTTATCAAGAAATTAAAGCGGGGTCAAACACCATTTTTATCTTTGGTATGGCAATTCTATTAGTTTATTTGGTACTAGCGGCACAGTACGAATCTTGGTTAGATCCCTTTGCTGTAATCTTAGCTGTACCCATGGCAATATTTGGAGCAGTATTATTTGTAGCTTATAAAGGACAGTTAAATAGTATTTATATGCAGATTGGTGTAGTGTTACTAGTGGCGTTATCTTCTAAAAATGCAATTTTAATAGTTGAATTTGCTAGAGAAAACTTAACAAAAGGGTTGGCACTTAAAGAAGCAATTATAAATGCAGCAGTTTTAAGATTTAGACCGATATTGATGACGTCGTTCGCGTTTATTTTAGGAGTCTATCCATTAGTAATTGCAACTGGGGCAGGAGCAAACTCAAGACATGCACTTGGAGCAACAGTATTTGGAGGGATGTTATCCTCTACCTTATTGTCAATATTCTTTACACCAGTAATTTATTACGGACTTCATAGATTAAGTCAATTATTCAAAAAATAA
- a CDS encoding transposase: protein MESRAFIGPILSKMSDLRKSKVNFLTECFILFLSIKGKINFLQLSRYGSYSEKTYRNNFESGFSFSEFNHHLINEHCGDEKIIAFDPVYLSKSGKKTYGLGKYWSGCAGKAQKGLDLSGIGIVDVESRNAFHYDAIQTPSITELKEKGMSLVDHYASTLLTHKEQLLTHSKYVVADAYFAKEKFVRPLDEAGFTVLSRFRGDMNARYLFEGPKTGKRGRPKKFNGKVDWKNIDLDIFQLEDDTDLYYLYSAKIYSVALKREVMIALVQFKNQKLKQKIFFSTDLNQEAFQIFNYYRLRFHIEFLFRDAKQHTSLTGCQGISKNKIHFHTNMALTSVSIAKAFHWINQEKKERGPFSMANIKTLYFNELILKKIFSVFRIDVDVEKNKQQFEMIRKLGQIAA from the coding sequence ATGGAAAGCAGAGCTTTCATAGGACCAATATTATCAAAAATGTCTGACTTAAGAAAAAGTAAAGTCAACTTTTTAACAGAATGTTTTATACTCTTCTTGAGTATCAAGGGGAAAATTAATTTTCTTCAGTTATCAAGGTATGGTTCATATAGTGAAAAAACTTACCGAAATAATTTCGAATCAGGTTTTTCTTTTTCAGAATTTAATCATCATTTGATCAATGAACATTGTGGTGATGAAAAAATAATAGCTTTCGATCCTGTTTACCTCAGTAAAAGTGGTAAGAAAACCTATGGTTTAGGGAAATATTGGTCCGGATGTGCTGGTAAAGCTCAAAAAGGATTGGATTTATCAGGTATTGGAATTGTTGATGTAGAAAGTCGTAATGCCTTTCATTATGATGCAATCCAAACGCCTTCAATTACAGAATTAAAGGAGAAAGGCATGAGTTTAGTTGACCATTATGCATCCACTTTGCTTACACATAAAGAGCAATTATTGACGCATTCTAAGTATGTTGTAGCTGATGCTTATTTTGCAAAAGAAAAGTTTGTTCGACCATTAGATGAGGCTGGCTTTACTGTACTTAGTCGATTTAGAGGTGATATGAATGCAAGGTATTTATTTGAAGGACCAAAAACAGGAAAACGCGGTAGACCTAAAAAATTCAACGGAAAAGTAGACTGGAAAAATATTGATCTCGATATTTTTCAGTTAGAAGATGATACAGACTTATATTATTTGTACTCTGCAAAAATTTATAGCGTTGCTTTAAAAAGAGAAGTAATGATTGCACTTGTTCAATTTAAAAATCAAAAGCTCAAGCAAAAAATATTCTTTTCAACAGATCTAAATCAAGAGGCCTTCCAAATTTTCAATTATTACAGATTACGTTTTCACATAGAATTTCTTTTTCGAGATGCAAAACAGCATACAAGTCTTACAGGTTGTCAAGGAATAAGTAAAAATAAAATTCATTTTCATACTAATATGGCACTTACTTCTGTCTCAATTGCTAAGGCTTTTCATTGGATCAATCAAGAAAAAAAGGAAAGAGGACCCTTTTCAATGGCTAACATAAAAACACTCTATTTCAATGAGTTAATACTAAAAAAGATTTTTAGTGTATTTCGAATTGATGTAGATGTTGAAAAAAATAAACAGCAATTTGAGATGATTCGAAAATTAGGTCAAATTGCTGCTTGA
- a CDS encoding efflux RND transporter periplasmic adaptor subunit, whose translation MKVLYFLPLLMALLFTSCYKKPDMYQAPEVPTVKVGHPTKEQVNIFDTYTGYTEALNKVSIVPRVTGELKNRYFVPGQFVKKGQLLFQLEKEPYLSQLHKAEASVERAKADVAVKEATYKSYKKLVKTSAVSELQYLESKAKVDESKAMLANAKSQLEVATTQYSYTKITAPINGVISDYYIDNGNIVTGNSGVEMAYIVDSHLINIYFTIPAAKYYAIVRGKENVENMSVTIMADDNKTMLSEGKVIYHDPKVDLNSGSITLKAQVKNKDEILVDGTYVRVKLAKHAKEDVLLIPQVAVERDQVGPYVYTVAKDTVEQHRIKLGTQVGENVIVTSGVVLEDNLIVSGIQRARVGIKVHAIAK comes from the coding sequence ATGAAAGTTCTCTATTTTCTACCACTTCTAATGGCATTATTATTTACTTCTTGCTATAAGAAACCAGATATGTACCAAGCTCCTGAAGTTCCTACAGTAAAAGTAGGTCACCCGACTAAAGAGCAGGTGAACATTTTTGATACTTACACAGGGTATACAGAAGCATTAAATAAAGTTAGTATTGTGCCTCGTGTAACTGGTGAATTAAAAAATAGATATTTTGTACCAGGACAATTTGTTAAGAAAGGACAGCTTTTATTTCAATTAGAAAAAGAACCTTATTTAAGTCAGTTACATAAAGCAGAAGCTTCTGTAGAAAGAGCAAAAGCAGATGTGGCGGTAAAAGAAGCGACATACAAATCGTATAAAAAATTAGTAAAAACTAGTGCAGTTTCTGAATTACAATATTTAGAATCAAAAGCTAAAGTAGACGAGTCGAAAGCAATGTTGGCTAACGCAAAGTCTCAGTTAGAAGTAGCAACAACACAGTATTCTTATACTAAAATTACTGCTCCAATTAATGGTGTTATTTCAGATTATTATATCGATAACGGAAACATTGTAACGGGTAATTCTGGTGTAGAAATGGCTTATATTGTAGATAGTCATTTAATTAATATCTACTTTACAATTCCTGCAGCTAAATATTACGCAATAGTTAGAGGTAAAGAAAACGTAGAAAACATGTCTGTTACAATTATGGCAGATGATAATAAAACAATGCTTTCTGAAGGAAAAGTAATCTACCACGATCCAAAAGTTGACCTTAATTCAGGGTCTATTACACTAAAAGCACAAGTAAAAAATAAAGACGAAATATTGGTTGATGGTACTTATGTACGTGTAAAGTTAGCCAAACATGCTAAAGAAGATGTTTTATTAATACCACAAGTTGCAGTAGAAAGAGACCAAGTTGGTCCGTATGTTTATACTGTTGCTAAAGATACAGTAGAACAACATAGAATTAAATTAGGAACGCAAGTAGGAGAAAACGTAATCGTAACTTCTGGGGTGGTATTAGAAGACAACCTTATTGTTTCAGGTATTCAACGTGCTAGAGTAGGAATAAAAGTACACGCTATTGCAAAATAG